Genomic DNA from uncultured Methanospirillum sp.:
TCTCCTGAAACAGCTTGATTCATAGAAATTATTCAGTTTTACCGGTATTATCCTCGTTTATGTAGTTTCCATATTTGAGAATCAGACTTCACAGAGGAACACATCTCCTGATAGTAAAAAAGTGTCATATGAATTGATACTCTTTGTAATCATCCAAAAAGGAATTGCCGGATTGATCTTTCTTACGGCATAAAACCACAAAAATTGAACGAGATGCGATCTCCCGGGTAATATCTCTCGATACTTGCCCGGGTTATAACAACAACTACTAATATCGATCCATACACATTTACGAAGATGAAAAGATTATCTCTTTGGGCATGTCTGTTTGTTCTATTAATAGGAGCCATCACGGTATCTGGTGCTCAATCAATAGATCTAGATACGAATATTAGCAATTTGAGTAATGTCATAAACTCCTCAATGAGCCTTCCTAACAATACCCAGGTTAATATCTACATTAATATGCCGATAAATGTCTATGTCGAGAAAGGTGACGGGTTTCATATATTACATCTTGGAGATGAAAACTTGACAACTGCAATCTTTAATAGTACAGACAAAAAAGAGGGGGGAGGATATGAGTTTAAGGATATCGTCCTCTCTAAAGGTCCACTTGCTGAACTGAATATTACCGGGAATGTCTGAAAACTGTGTTTGTATACTATGATGCTCAATCAATGATCTGAGACATTTAACTGTTCTCATCTCATTCTTTCTACAAATACAAAAGATAATTGTGAGAACTCTAAAAACCAGATTTCCTGATTCACCGTGGTTGCAGATGTGTTACATAATAAAATGTCCAATGTTTGATGTAAACCATCTCAGCACTCATATTGTCTTCAATTCCCGGTTTTTCATTGAAAATGCAACTGCTTCTATTATAAGTTTTTATAGCCATACATTTTAATGAATGCCTAAAGTAATTCCTGGCTATAAGGATGATGCTAAAAGGAAGATTATTCAGGCAGCTATTGATGTTATTGCAGAACGAGGATTTGCCTTAACTACCATTGATGAGATTGCTACCAGGCTTGGAGTAAGTAAAGGAGCCGTCTATTGGTACTTTCCAAACAAAAATGCCCTTGTAAAAGAAGTCTATACGTATATCGAAGAAGATTTTAAGCGAGTTCATTACAAAAAATATTACAATCAATCAATAAACAAGTTTTTACAGGTTCTCTTCAATAAATTTTCTTCAAACGATTATAAATTACGCAGAGTTTTTTTTGAGATGGTTGCGTTAGCCCAACGAAGTACCATAGAGAAAAATTCGCTCTCTAAATTTCTTATGGATTTTATACAAACAATAAAGGAAATTATTGAGATAGAACAAAAAAATCATCAATTGGATGATGACATTGATCCGGAAATATTCGCATTTTTAATAGTAAGTCAGTATCTTGGGATACATCTATTATCTACATTATGGCTGTCTCAAGACAAGATAGATAAGATCTGGGATGGATTTGAATCTCATATGTTTATGAAAAACCAAGAAGACTCAAAGAATTTCGAAACCTCGTCAAAGAAGAAATAGGGTTCTTCTTCTTCCTTTTCTTATTGTCATTAAATTGTTTAATCTAGGATATTTTTTGTGACATTCGTCATAATGAAGACTTCATATATGTTCATTTGAATTCTTCTCCATAGGGAATGGAATCGTTTCAATAGTGTTCCTGTAACAATAGTTTCAATTTTTTCGGTAATCTATTGATCGTATTTTTACTTCATATTTACATTCCTGACCTCTGCTTTGAGTTCTAGAATCCCTCTATATGAAGAACATACACTGATCAATAAATAACCTTTAGACTGGATTCGAATTTAAGATGAATAGGACTTTCAGCAATTTCGATTATAATTTCTTAAAATTGAGTTATTCATACCGTATTCGGAATTATTCAATGACATACTGTTGAGTTTTCTTGAACATCTTGTATGAATACATTTATCATATCGGAAAACATACGATCAAGAATGTTTTCTGATATATACAAACGGTTAAAAAACGCTGAATGGATTCACATATTTGTGAACCATCCAATTTACGGGATAATCAGTGTGAACAGTGTACGTGATTTGAAAATAACAACAAGAAAACCTGGATACTTATACCATCACTGTGTTCAACAACCAAAAGACAGAAATTATTCCAAAAATTGGAGCAAAATCGCAATAATTTTTGGAATAAAGAGAAGTGTATTCGCTCATCCAAAATTGCTCAGGTTCGCTCATTCAATTTTGCTCAGCCCTAAGTGCAATGTCATCATCCAAGTATAAAAATATCACTCCGAAGAAAAACACAGAAGGGAGGTGGCCTCGCCCCCTCCCTTCATCCCTCCCCTGAGTACGATAGGCTCGGTGGGATGGATAAACATCCCACCTTCGCGAGGAGAGGTTATCAAGTTAGGATTTGCTGGACCTTCTTCTATAACTCGAACCATTCATATTGACAACAATTGCTCGATGGGTGATCCGGTCAAGCAGAGCAGCGGTCAGAGTTTTATCATGGAACACTTTTATCCATTCAGAAAACGGTAAATTCGTTGTAATCACCGTACTAAGTATCTCATATCTTGCAGCAAGGATCTGAAACAACAACTCAGCTCCCTCCAAATCAAAGGTTATGTAGCCGAGTTCATCCAGGATAAGAATATCAATCTTCTTAAACTGCCTCATCAAGAGGGTGAATCTCCCTGCTCGTTTTGCTTCAAGCAATTCATTCACCAACCCCGCTGCCGTTTTAAAAATTACTTTGTAGTTATTCTCACATGCACAAACTCCTGTTGCAATAGCCATGTGAGTCTTTCCGGTCCCAGAATTACCAATAAACACAACATTTTTCGTTTCCTGAATAAAGTTGAGTAGTTTTAGATCCTGCAGAATCCTTCTCCCATCATCAGGTAATGCCTCTACTGACAACTCATCAAATCTCTTTTGAGTAGGAAATCCTGCCAGTTTTAGTGTTCGTATCTGACGGTTTGTCATCCTGATTTTCAGTTCGAATTGACAAGCGTTTGTCAGAATAGAAATTGTATCCGGATCAGAACCACACTGCTCCTGGATAAATTGGTAAACACCGGCAATATGGAGTTGTTTACACAGATCTTCTAGTTCCGGCGTCATGCTGTACACTCCATCACCTGATCATATACAGTGAGATCCGGCTCCTGTACATCGATCATATCAAATCTTTCTAATGACTCAGTGACCGGAGAAGGAGTATTATTTAAAATCATTCGAATTGTATCATATCCCGGTAGAATATGGTTTTTCTGTAGTTTTTCAATTGCAGAAACCAATTGAGGTACGGTACATATGGCAGTCAGGTTAAGTATCTGAATGAATTCCAACGGCTTTTCCTTGTAATGCGATTCAAAAAGATTTTGAAGAGCAGGAGGAGCCTGTTGAATAACTTTTGAATGTTGAAGGGATCCCGGTTTTCTTTCAAATGTTTTCAGGAAATGGCAAATATTGAGAGAGTACTGCCCTTTCACATACAATCTCTGGTGTGATGTGATCAATTCAGAGCCAGATAGGAGATCTATCTGTTCCTGAGAGATTTTGAGCAGAATGTGTTTTTGACGATAGGTATCAGGAACTGAGTAATAATTACGGTCAAAGGTTACAAATGAATACTTTGAAATTCGGGCTAATTTAGTTAGTACGTTCGAATAATCAAGAGATGGAAGCGAAAACATAGATTTCTGTTCATCCTTCAAAGCCTCAATGGGAGTCTTGTCCCTTCGATATACGTTTTTACTATTTATTTGCTCAAGAGATGCAATGAGCCACTCCTGAGCTTCTTGGATTGACTCAAATGATGTCCGTTCTCCGAATGCATTCCTTCTGATATAACTGACGCTCTCTTCATCTGTTCCCTTTTCATGCGGAGAAGCCGGATTACATACTTCATAGGAATAGCCGTAATGAGATGCAAATTGAAGGTATGTATCCTGGAACTTTTTCCTTGAATAGTCATAGACTGCTCTAAGATTGTCATAATAGATGTACCGCGGAACAGACTGAATCTCGGTAAAGAACTGAATATGGGCATCGATAACTTCTTGCTGGGTTTCATGGTAATACAGTCGGGCGAATCGGAATAACGAGTAGGTCAGGACCATGACTGCCATGGATACTTTCGTCCAGACTCCTTTGATTTGAAGACTGACTTCACACCAGTCAAACTCTGCTCGATAACCGGGTTCTGGCTCCTGGAGAATATACACTTCTCGTGAAGAATGGGATTTATTCCATGAGGATATGAGTCGTTTGACGGTAGCATAACTGATCGAGTAACCGGTTTGAGTAACCTGATCAAAGATCTGCCGTGCATTCATCCTCTGTTTTCTAGGACGGGTCAGGTTTTGTTCGAGGAGAGTGTGGATGTGGAGCAGGATTTCATCTGTCACAACCCGAGGAGGTTGAATTATTTTACGATTTGAAGGAAGGATCTCATCCCTAAGTCCGGATCTAACCTCATTTACCCGGAGAACATACTTCTTGACCGTGTTACGAGAGATGTGGAACTCTCGTGCAACCTGGCTATATGAGCCGCATCTATTGTAAGATGCAACGATTTGTTGGATCTCTGCCATCGTTTTCACCTCAAATATCCACCTCACATACGGAGGGGATTTATTCGTTCTACTTAATAAATGGGTGATCAAAAACGAATGAGCGCGGCCTTATAAAACCCTGATCAAGATCCAATGAGCGTTAACAAGAAGTAAGGTGTGGAATATTGGCAAAAATCTCATTCCAAATAGATTAAATTCTGATGTTTGTGTTTCGTTACTTTGTCTCAACCGGCAATTTAAGAAGAACAGTCTGATAATGCCCATCCAATTTTCATCTGGAGGTATCAGAAATGACTAATTCTCTTGATGACAAAAGAATTGAAAATATAATCCGGATTTGTTCTATAATTAAGATACTGCTTCTATTTAATCTTCCAACCGGAGTTCTACTTTTTTTATCCGCTGGAACGATTAATTGGCCGATGGGCTGGTTATACGTACTAATTTTCCTGATCAGTAATTCGTACATCACACTATATATCAATCCAGACCTCTCGAAGGAACGAACAAAAAAACATCCAGACTCTAAAAAATGGGATCATTATCTCCTGATTATTATATTCCTGTTTGGAATAATCACATGGATTATCGCAGGTCTCGATCATCGATTTGGTTGGTCTGGCGATATCCCGGTAAGTATTCAGGTTTTTTCAGTTCTCATGGTAATATTTGGTAATGTCCTCTTTGCATGGGGAATTCTATCTAATACCTTTTTCTCAACAACAGTAAGAATCCAGTCCGAACGTGGTCATAAGGTAATTTCTCATGGACCATATCGATTTCTTCGTCATCCTGGTTATCTTGGAGTATGTTCCTACACCATTTTTCAATGTTTCATGTTGAGCTCTGTCTGGGCCCTCGTTCCGGCAACAGTTGTAGTAACGGCATTTGTCATTCGAACATACCTGGAGGATGAAACTCTACAGAGAGAATTGTTTGGGTATAATGAGTACGTGAAAGAAGTCAGATTTCGTCTCATTCCAGGAGTATGGTAAACATGAGCGATGATTCACGGAATATAGAACAACCAGATATGCAAGAAAGCAGACCAAAAACACCTAGCAGAATGGCCGAAGGTATGGCGATGCATCGGCTGTCAGAAACAATGCTTCCAGAAGATGTGAGAATATTCTCTGATCCATATGCTGTTCATTTCATTAACCCGGAGATCCTGAAGTTTGCAGCAGAACATCCCCGTGAAGCAGAAAAGAAAGTTCAGGAGATGGAAAACCTGTTTCCAGGTTTGGGAAACTCAA
This window encodes:
- a CDS encoding TetR/AcrR family transcriptional regulator, whose product is MPKVIPGYKDDAKRKIIQAAIDVIAERGFALTTIDEIATRLGVSKGAVYWYFPNKNALVKEVYTYIEEDFKRVHYKKYYNQSINKFLQVLFNKFSSNDYKLRRVFFEMVALAQRSTIEKNSLSKFLMDFIQTIKEIIEIEQKNHQLDDDIDPEIFAFLIVSQYLGIHLLSTLWLSQDKIDKIWDGFESHMFMKNQEDSKNFETSSKKK
- the istA gene encoding IS21 family transposase, with the protein product MAEIQQIVASYNRCGSYSQVAREFHISRNTVKKYVLRVNEVRSGLRDEILPSNRKIIQPPRVVTDEILLHIHTLLEQNLTRPRKQRMNARQIFDQVTQTGYSISYATVKRLISSWNKSHSSREVYILQEPEPGYRAEFDWCEVSLQIKGVWTKVSMAVMVLTYSLFRFARLYYHETQQEVIDAHIQFFTEIQSVPRYIYYDNLRAVYDYSRKKFQDTYLQFASHYGYSYEVCNPASPHEKGTDEESVSYIRRNAFGERTSFESIQEAQEWLIASLEQINSKNVYRRDKTPIEALKDEQKSMFSLPSLDYSNVLTKLARISKYSFVTFDRNYYSVPDTYRQKHILLKISQEQIDLLSGSELITSHQRLYVKGQYSLNICHFLKTFERKPGSLQHSKVIQQAPPALQNLFESHYKEKPLEFIQILNLTAICTVPQLVSAIEKLQKNHILPGYDTIRMILNNTPSPVTESLERFDMIDVQEPDLTVYDQVMECTA
- the istB gene encoding IS21-like element helper ATPase IstB gives rise to the protein MTPELEDLCKQLHIAGVYQFIQEQCGSDPDTISILTNACQFELKIRMTNRQIRTLKLAGFPTQKRFDELSVEALPDDGRRILQDLKLLNFIQETKNVVFIGNSGTGKTHMAIATGVCACENNYKVIFKTAAGLVNELLEAKRAGRFTLLMRQFKKIDILILDELGYITFDLEGAELLFQILAARYEILSTVITTNLPFSEWIKVFHDKTLTAALLDRITHRAIVVNMNGSSYRRRSSKS
- a CDS encoding isoprenylcysteine carboxylmethyltransferase family protein encodes the protein MTNSLDDKRIENIIRICSIIKILLLFNLPTGVLLFLSAGTINWPMGWLYVLIFLISNSYITLYINPDLSKERTKKHPDSKKWDHYLLIIIFLFGIITWIIAGLDHRFGWSGDIPVSIQVFSVLMVIFGNVLFAWGILSNTFFSTTVRIQSERGHKVISHGPYRFLRHPGYLGVCSYTIFQCFMLSSVWALVPATVVVTAFVIRTYLEDETLQRELFGYNEYVKEVRFRLIPGVW